The Streptomyces noursei ATCC 11455 sequence TACGGCACCCCGTACGGGCAGCAGCCCTACGACCCCTATATGCAGCAGCAGCCGCAGCAGCCGACCCAACCGGCCCCGCAGCACCGGCATCCCCAACAGGCGCAGCACGCACAGCAGCCCTACGGCTACGACGCGTACGGGCAGCCGCAGCACCAGTCCGCCGCCCCCTACGGGCAGGACGGCTACGGACCGGACGCCTACGGGAACGACGCCTACGGTTCGGACGCCTACGCGGCCCCGGTCCCGGCAGCCGCACAGCAGCACGGCGCGCACCAGGGTGCCCACGGCGCCGCGCACGGGACCACCGCCACCGCCGAGCCGGTGCCGGTCGAGCCGGTGCCGGTCGGCCACCCGGAGGCGGAGGCCGCCGCGCCCGCCCCCGCCGCGCCGCTCAAGCCCAACCAGATCGCCCGCGCCGAGGGCCGCTCGCCGATCATCCCGCCGGGCATCCAGCCGGCCGCGCTGACCGCGCTACTCGCCCTGCTGCTGGCGCTGGCCGCGCCGGTGGCCCGCCCGGTCCTGGTGGTCCCGGTGGTGCTGCTCCAGGCCGTCACCGCCGCCGGCTGGTTCCGGCTCAACGGCATGTGGCCGGCCCGCCAGGGCATCGCGCTGGCCTTCCTGGGCGGCGTGGCCACCGACGTCGGTCTGCTGGCCACCCCGCACGAGGACGCGCCGCTGGTGGCCATCGGCACGCTCGGCGTGTGGTGCCTGCTGGTCATCGTCCTCCAGCTGCGCAACCGCAGCAGCGCGGACGAGCGGATGTACGCGCTGACCGCGGGCCTGACCTCGTCCGCGCTGGCCGTGCTCGCCTCCGGCCACCTGGCCGCCGACCCGGACGCGGTGGCGGTCGGCGCCGCCGCGGTCGCCCTGGCGACGCTCGCCCGGGCGCTGCCGCTGCCCGGCCCGCTCACCCTGGTGCTCGGCCTGCTGGCCGGCGCCGGCGGCGGCATCGCGGCCGGCCAGCTGACCGGCATGGGGGCCACCGCGGCACTGCTGGGCCTGGCCGCCGGCGGCTGCGCCCTGATCGGCCTGCGGGTGGCCAGCTACGACTACCCGTCGAAGTTCGTCCACATGACCGCGGGCGTCGCCCTGCCGCTGGCCCTCGCGGCCCCGGCGGTCTACGTGCTGGGCCGGGCGCTGGGGTAGCCCCAGGCCCGCCACGCAGCGCCGCGGCGGCCGTACGGAGCGCAGGGTTCGGCGCTCGGTACGGCCGCCGCTCCCGTTCCGGCGACCGGTTCGTCTAGGGTTCCCGGAGCGCGGGCTGGGGGCTCGCGTACCGGATTGGACGAATCGGCCGACGGGACGCACCCCGGCCCGGCGGCCACAAGTGGGGGTAGTGGTTCGATGCGCGCACTGAAGGTGCTGCTGGTGCTCGTCGTGATATTCGGCGGGCTGTTCGTGGCGGCCGACCGCGTCGCGGTCAATCTCGCCGAGAGCAAGGCCGCGGACAAGCTCCGCAGTATGAACGGGATCACCTCGACGCCCGAGGTCTCCATCAAGGGCTTCCCGTTCCTGACCCAGGTCGCCGGGCGGAACCTCGACGAGGTCGACGCCGAACTCGACCATGTGGCGGCCCGTTCCGAGGGGCGCACGCTGACCCTCAAGCATCTCTCGGCGCAGTTCCACGACGTCGCGCTGACCAGCGACTACACCTCCATCCAGAGCGCCGCCTCGGCCACCGCCACGGCCGAGATCTCCTACGCGGACATGACCAACGCGGCCGGCGGCGGCGTCAAGATCTCCTACGGCGGCGAGAAGAACGGCCGCGCCCAGGTCAAGATCTCCCCCAACATCCCGCTGCTCAGCTCGTTCGACGTCACCGGCACGATCGACATCGTCCACGGCGACACCGTCCAGGTGCGGGCCGAGCGCATCCCCGCGATGTGCCAGGCGATCCCCGGCTGCGAGCGCAAGGTGCGGGCCCAGACCGACCACGGCTGGAAGCTGGACCAGCTGCCGGGCAGCCTGAAGCTGGAGAAGGTCACCACGACCGCGCAGGGCATCACGGTCACCGCGTCCGGCACCGACGTCAAGCTCACCGGCTGACCCGCCCCGGCGGGTGGCGGACCGCCCCACCGGACCGCCACCCGTCCACACCCTGAGACATCCCAGTCCGTAAACCAGACCCCCTCATCGGCGGCGCCCCCGCCGGGCCCTCCCGGCCTCGTTTCCCGGCACACGCATCCCGTATCGCGGACAATCACATCTCGCCATTTGACACACCGGTGACATGCCGCGCTCTCCCTCCCTACGATCGGTGCCATGCAGAGCGCATTGAGCGGTCTCCGTCCACGGAGACAGGCGGTACTGACGAAGCGGCGGGCAGTCGACCTGTGCCGCGTCGCCGCCATGCTCTGTCGCCCTGTCTGACGGGCCGTTGGCTCCCTCCCCGCGCTCTTCCGCAACGGAAGCGGGGGTGACCCACCGTCCCGGCCGGCCGTCTCCCCAAGGCCGCGCCCCTTCACGTGTCCCCAGCACAGCGCCGCGCGCATCCCGTCGCGCCGCGCCGTCCGGCGTACCCGTGTGCACCCCTCAATCCCCCCCCCCCCCCCCGCAACTGCCCCGGAGGAGAGAACGACATGAGCCGTAGCGACGTCCTGGTAGACGCCGACTGGGTCGAGGCCCACCTGGAGGACCCGAAGGTCGTCATCGTCGAGGTCGACGAGGACACCTCGGCCTACGACAAGAACCACATCAAGAACGCCGTCCGGATCGACTGGAAGAAGGACCTCCAGGACCCGGTCCGCCGCGACTTCGTCGACCAGGAGGGCTTCGAGAAGCTGCTCTCCGCGAAGGGCATCGCCAACGACGACACCGTCGTCCTCTACGGCGGCAACAACAACTGGTTCGCGTCCTACGCCTACTGGTACTTCAAGCTCTACGGGCACGACAGCGTCAAGCTGCTCGACGGCGGCCGCAAGAAGTGGGAGCTGGACTCCCGCGACCTGGTCGACGGCGCCGAGGTCCCCGCCCGCCCGGCCACCGCGTACAAGGCCCAGGCCCAGGACACCTCGATCCGCGCCTTCCGCGACGACGTGGTCGCCGCGATCGGCACCAAGAACCTGGTCGACGTCCGCTCCCCCGACGA is a genomic window containing:
- a CDS encoding LmeA family phospholipid-binding protein; amino-acid sequence: MRALKVLLVLVVIFGGLFVAADRVAVNLAESKAADKLRSMNGITSTPEVSIKGFPFLTQVAGRNLDEVDAELDHVAARSEGRTLTLKHLSAQFHDVALTSDYTSIQSAASATATAEISYADMTNAAGGGVKISYGGEKNGRAQVKISPNIPLLSSFDVTGTIDIVHGDTVQVRAERIPAMCQAIPGCERKVRAQTDHGWKLDQLPGSLKLEKVTTTAQGITVTASGTDVKLTG
- a CDS encoding putative leader peptide, whose amino-acid sequence is MQSALSGLRPRRQAVLTKRRAVDLCRVAAMLCRPV
- a CDS encoding sulfurtransferase, which codes for MSRSDVLVDADWVEAHLEDPKVVIVEVDEDTSAYDKNHIKNAVRIDWKKDLQDPVRRDFVDQEGFEKLLSAKGIANDDTVVLYGGNNNWFASYAYWYFKLYGHDSVKLLDGGRKKWELDSRDLVDGAEVPARPATAYKAQAQDTSIRAFRDDVVAAIGTKNLVDVRSPDEFSGKLLAPAHLPQEQSQRPGHVPSARNIPWSKNANDDGTFKSDEELTALYQQEAVDLAKDTIAYCRIGERSALTWFVLHELLGQTNVKNYDGSWTEYGSLVGVPIELGANK